TGCCAGCGATGATGATTGGTTGATCCCTTTCGGTATTATGGGGGCACCAGTATCGGGGCTGATATCCCGTTCGATCTGGCGTGAAGAGGGGTTACACGGTTGCGTGCAGTGTGATCACCTGAGTCAATTTGAATGCAGCCGCTTGTTGGTGGATACCGTTGCGGATTGTCGTGATCGGTTGGATTGGGATGTAATACCGGAAGCGATCTGGTTGCCGCAGGAAAAAACCGCTTTGCAGCAATTGAGCAAAACAGTGATTGCTAATCTGGCTGAAAAATACCAGATTGACAGTATCAACCGGATTAAACCCGGCATCGCAGAAGCCACCCGCGCCGTATTACGGCGTGTACCAGAACACGTGCTGGTGCGTTGCCAGGATGATCCTGATGTTGCCCTGCTCCTTCATTTGGCACACCAGAAACAGGTTGTTATTACGGAAGTCGGTGATCTGATCGGTCAATATCGTGCAGTCACTATCATTAAGAAGGTCGCGTGATGAAACCCATCCCTTCTCCGCATCAACTCGGCGCAACGCTGTATATGCCAGCTACTCGCCAAGATATTGCAGAAATTGTGTTACAGAATAAGATCCCCGATCTGCGCTCGCTGGTTATTTGCCTGGAAGATGCGGTCAGTGAGCAGGATCTTCCTGTTGCTATCGAAAATCTCCAAGGGATTATGCAGTCCCTGGCGCAAGCTGATCGTTTTTCTGCCAATATCAAACACCATCGCCCGTTGGTTTTTATCCGTCCTCGTCATGAAAGGATGGCAGAGTATCTGGTTGCCAACGTAGATCTCAGTGCCATTGATGGGCTGGTTCTACCCAAGTTTACCCAGGCTTCGTTGGCTGGCTGGTGGGATATCATGGGTTCAACCCATCTGTACATCATGCCAACCCTAGAGAGTGAAGAGGTGTTTGATGTCCAGAAAATGAATCAGCTTGCAGACATGCTCAAAAAACACCCGTGCAAAGAGCGCATTATTGCCTTGCGTATTGGCGGCAATGATCTGATGAATGTCATGTCCCTGCGACGTTCCCGTCATTTCACCCTCTATGATGGACCGATGGGCTATATCATTAAAATGCTGGTTGCCGTTTTTGCTGCGCGAGGATTTGCTTTGACCGCACCCGTTTGTGAGCATATTGATGACTTGAGATTGCTTGAGAAAGAGCTGGCATTGGATATTGCTCACGGTCTGGTGGGTAAAACGGCCATCCATCCGCGGCAGATTAAATGTATCCAGCAGGCGCTGAGGGTCAGTGCCCATGATTACACTGAAGCGCTAAGTATTCTCAATTCCAGTCAGGCGGTTTTCAAATCGCAGGGGATGATGTGCGAACCTGCCACCCACCAACGTTGGGCAGTGAATATGCTTGAGCGGGCAGAGTATTACGGTATCGAACCTGAGGCAGCATAGGATATTAACCTAATGTAATTAACTCAATGTAATTAACCCAGCGAAAGTATGGCTAAGGCGTTTCATTCGTTTTGATATTGATTTACCTGTGATAGCAGCTATGCTGAAAATTATTTTCATCGTTAACAGTAGGGAGTTTGGGGGATTTATCCCTGACTTGGTAATAATAAATGCTGCTTAATCCCAAACAATTTAGAAATTTCAGGTTGACTTTATTACTTTCACATGGAAAACCAATTAGTAAAGCTAGGATCATTAGGGAGCTTAATTGTTCGGAACCCACGTTGACACGTGCGTTGCGGGAATTAAGAGATCTTTACTGTGCTGATATCCGGTTTAGCAAAATGGGGAATACTTATCAATTAGTTGATAAGGGAATGCTGACCAAGAAAGATGTGAGGAGGATTGAAGAACTTTTGGTTCAGCATCTTAGCTCAAAACCCGAAGACGCTGCCAGCCATGTTTTCCTCGATAAAGAGAAGAAAAAACCCATTTCTCTGTCTCTGAGAATGTCGGTGATCAGAAAAATTGATGGTTTGGCTAATCGTCTGGAAACAACCCGAAGCGAAGTGGTTGAAATGGTTGTGGATCGGTTTATTGACAACTTGCTGAAAGAAACGGTGAATGGAAATTCATCGCAGCGACGAGTCCCGTAATGCCAGCCGGTTGAGTACAACTGGCATCAGGGTGATTGATTGTGGATTTGCGTGTTTGTTTAAGGCTTGATGGTTTAATGACTGTGACGCGTGAGTTTATCAAGATATCCCATCATAAATGCGGACAAAACGAAGGTCAGGTGGATAATGACATACCACATCAGTTTGTTGTCCGGCACATTCTTGGCATCCATAAAGACACGCAGTAAGTGAATGGAGGAAATGGCGACAATTGAGGCGGCAACTTTATTTTTGAGTGAGGTGGCATCCATTTTCCCCAGCCAGCTCAATTTCTCTTTGCTTTCGTGGATATCCAGACTTGAAACAAAGTTTTCATAGCCAGAAAACATCACCATGACCAGCAATCCACCCACTAAAGCCATATCAATCAGAGAAAGCAGGGTCAGGATGAGATCGGATTCGGTAACAGAAAGAAGATGCGGCAGGATATGCATGATTTCCAGAAAGAATTTAACCGCAAGAGCAAATAATGCCAGTGATAAACCGAAATAAACCGGTGCAAGCAGCCAACGAGAGGCATACATTGTATTTTCGAGAAAGCGTTCCATTGTGTTTTTTATGTGTTACAAAAGGGGCAATAGTATAGATCATCACTCACAATGGCAGAAAGTTTTTGCCCTATGCCACTGAGATAAATGCGTCCTGCCTTACCAGCTATATTCCACCGTGGCAACGATGCTGCGCCCGCTGCCATAGAAGCAAGCTTCTACATTCGAGCACGAAGCGACATAACGCTTATTGGTCAGGTTATTCACATTCAGTTGTACACTGGCACCTTTTAATTGAGAGGAAGCTTCACCAAGGTCATATTTCGCCATCAGGTCATAGAGGGTATAGGGCTTGACGTGGAATGATTCTTCATAATCACCGGAGGTAGAACCGATATAGCGAA
This genomic interval from Xenorhabdus doucetiae contains the following:
- a CDS encoding HpcH/HpaI aldolase/citrate lyase family protein, producing MKPIPSPHQLGATLYMPATRQDIAEIVLQNKIPDLRSLVICLEDAVSEQDLPVAIENLQGIMQSLAQADRFSANIKHHRPLVFIRPRHERMAEYLVANVDLSAIDGLVLPKFTQASLAGWWDIMGSTHLYIMPTLESEEVFDVQKMNQLADMLKKHPCKERIIALRIGGNDLMNVMSLRRSRHFTLYDGPMGYIIKMLVAVFAARGFALTAPVCEHIDDLRLLEKELALDIAHGLVGKTAIHPRQIKCIQQALRVSAHDYTEALSILNSSQAVFKSQGMMCEPATHQRWAVNMLERAEYYGIEPEAA
- a CDS encoding TIGR00645 family protein, translating into MERFLENTMYASRWLLAPVYFGLSLALFALAVKFFLEIMHILPHLLSVTESDLILTLLSLIDMALVGGLLVMVMFSGYENFVSSLDIHESKEKLSWLGKMDATSLKNKVAASIVAISSIHLLRVFMDAKNVPDNKLMWYVIIHLTFVLSAFMMGYLDKLTRHSH